A window of Leptotrichia wadei contains these coding sequences:
- a CDS encoding MetQ/NlpA family ABC transporter substrate-binding protein, with amino-acid sequence MRKILSLLLAIALFLVACGNKNENKESTSSQSGAAKTEKLIVGATPIPHAELLNLVKDDLKKEGIELEVVEFNDYVQPNKALADKSIDANFFQHVPYMEDFGKKNHIDMVAVGNIHLEPMALYSKKIKNVNELKNGDTLIIPNDPTNGGRALILLDKAGIIKLKDNTKLDSTPADIIKNPKNIKIETLSNEQIAPRLSEVAGAIINSNFAIDAKVTKNEIILIEGKDSPYVNVVTVLKENQNDERVKKLVKALQSEKVKKYIEEKYDGRVIPAF; translated from the coding sequence ATGAGAAAAATATTATCATTATTATTAGCAATAGCGTTATTTTTAGTAGCTTGCGGAAATAAAAATGAAAATAAGGAATCAACTAGCAGTCAAAGTGGAGCTGCAAAAACTGAAAAATTAATCGTAGGAGCAACACCTATCCCGCATGCTGAATTATTAAATTTGGTAAAGGATGATTTGAAAAAAGAAGGTATCGAACTGGAAGTAGTTGAATTTAATGATTACGTCCAGCCAAATAAGGCACTTGCAGATAAAAGTATAGATGCAAATTTTTTCCAACATGTTCCGTATATGGAAGATTTTGGTAAGAAAAATCATATTGATATGGTAGCAGTTGGAAATATTCACTTAGAACCAATGGCATTGTATTCTAAAAAAATAAAAAATGTTAATGAATTGAAAAATGGAGATACTTTAATTATTCCAAATGATCCAACAAATGGAGGACGTGCATTAATTTTACTTGATAAAGCTGGAATTATAAAATTAAAAGACAACACAAAATTAGATTCTACACCAGCAGATATTATAAAAAATCCAAAAAATATTAAAATTGAAACATTATCAAATGAACAAATTGCACCAAGATTAAGTGAAGTTGCAGGAGCAATTATAAATTCAAACTTTGCGATTGATGCAAAAGTTACAAAAAACGAGATTATCTTGATAGAAGGTAAAGATTCACCTTACGTAAATGTTGTTACTGTTTTAAAAGAAAATCAAAATGATGAAAGAGTGAAAAAACTTGTAAAGGCATTGCAAAGTGAAAAAGTTAAAAAATATATTGAAGAAAAATATGATGGTAGAGTAATTCCAGCATTTTAA
- a CDS encoding MetQ/NlpA family ABC transporter substrate-binding protein has protein sequence MKKILLVLVVALFFVACGNSDKSAKDAENKKVQKLKVAATPVPAGEILNVVKDDLKKQGIELEVVEFNDYVQPNKVLQSKEVDANLFQHIPYMENFSKKNGFEMVAVGKVYLPTLALYSKKIKSINELKNGDTILLPNDPTNLARALILLDKGGIIKLNDNKNTEATLKDIVSNPKNIKFEELSAEQLPPRLPEVAASIVNSSFALNAGLSYKDDGLLKEDKDSPYANVLATLKGNENDPKIQKLLKALQSEKVKKYIEEKYKDVIIPVF, from the coding sequence ATGAAAAAAATTTTATTAGTTTTGGTTGTGGCATTATTTTTTGTAGCTTGTGGAAATTCTGATAAATCTGCAAAAGATGCTGAAAATAAAAAAGTTCAAAAATTAAAGGTAGCAGCTACGCCTGTTCCAGCGGGAGAAATTTTGAATGTTGTAAAAGATGATTTAAAAAAACAGGGAATTGAATTGGAGGTAGTCGAATTTAATGATTATGTTCAGCCAAATAAAGTGTTGCAATCAAAGGAAGTTGATGCGAACCTCTTTCAACATATTCCATATATGGAAAATTTTAGTAAGAAAAATGGATTTGAAATGGTAGCAGTTGGAAAGGTTTATTTACCAACACTTGCACTTTATTCTAAAAAGATTAAAAGTATTAATGAATTGAAAAATGGAGATACTATTTTATTGCCAAACGATCCGACAAACTTAGCACGTGCACTAATTTTACTTGATAAAGGTGGGATTATAAAATTAAATGATAATAAAAATACGGAAGCAACATTGAAGGATATTGTAAGCAATCCAAAAAATATCAAGTTTGAAGAACTTTCAGCTGAACAGTTGCCACCAAGATTGCCTGAAGTGGCAGCGTCGATTGTAAATAGCAGTTTTGCATTGAATGCTGGATTGTCTTATAAAGATGATGGACTTTTGAAAGAAGATAAGGACTCTCCATATGCAAATGTCCTTGCAACATTGAAAGGCAATGAAAATGACCCTAAAATTCAAAAATTATTAAAGGCATTACAAAGTGAAAAAGTAAAAAAATATATTGAAGAAAAATATAAAGATGTAATTATTCCAGTATTTTAG
- a CDS encoding methionine ABC transporter permease — MGFDWIKFFQFQNMVVPLWETVYMVFISTIAALIIGLPIGILLVTSDEKGVKPNKTIHKLLDMIIVNITRSIPFIILMVLLIPLSRLLVHKSYGSIAFIIPLSLGSAPFVARIIEGALKEVDEGLIEASKSMGATTPEIIFKVMIPEAMPALVHGMTLTLISLIGYSAMAGTIGGGGLGNAAVIDGYQRSKPEVMWQATIVIILLVQIIQFIGNSIVKILTNKRKRV, encoded by the coding sequence ATGGGATTTGATTGGATTAAGTTTTTTCAGTTTCAAAATATGGTTGTTCCATTATGGGAAACAGTTTACATGGTATTTATTTCAACAATTGCAGCATTAATTATCGGACTTCCGATTGGGATTTTACTTGTCACTTCTGATGAAAAAGGTGTAAAACCAAATAAAACAATTCACAAGTTATTGGATATGATAATTGTAAACATTACAAGATCAATTCCTTTTATAATTTTGATGGTACTATTAATTCCGCTCTCAAGATTACTTGTGCATAAATCATATGGAAGTATAGCATTTATTATTCCACTTTCATTGGGATCTGCACCTTTTGTTGCAAGAATTATTGAAGGGGCATTAAAAGAAGTGGATGAAGGGCTTATAGAGGCTTCAAAATCAATGGGAGCAACTACTCCTGAAATTATTTTTAAAGTTATGATTCCTGAGGCTATGCCTGCACTCGTTCATGGGATGACTTTGACATTAATCAGTTTAATTGGATATTCTGCAATGGCTGGAACAATCGGTGGTGGTGGACTTGGAAATGCCGCTGTAATTGATGGTTATCAAAGATCTAAACCTGAAGTAATGTGGCAAGCAACAATTGTTATAATTTTACTTGTACAAATTATACAATTTATTGGAAATAGTATAGTAAAAATATTAACAAATAAAAGAAAAAGAGTATAG
- a CDS encoding methionine ABC transporter ATP-binding protein, whose translation MEGFIKIKNLVKKYQNNNSKELLAVNNVNLDIGQGDIYGIMGLSGAGKSTLIRLLNRLEEPTSGEILVKQEIVDKKNNTVTGYEYKNILKFNMKMLRQYRKKTGMIFQHFNLLNSRSVAENVAFPLEISKWKKKDIEKRVDELLEIVGLSDKKQNYPEQLSGGQKQRVAIARALANNPKILLSDEATSALDPRTTNSILELLKDINKKFGITIILITHQMEVIKKICNKTAIMSDGQIIEKGETKEIFLNPKTDLAKEFVGNISHEEFRTEEEKKQREENNGKLRLRLKYNEDQVNESYITKIIRKYDVEVNILSGFIDKVGDIIVGNLLIEISASEEKAKDIIEWLKENKIDSEVL comes from the coding sequence ATGGAGGGTTTTATTAAGATAAAAAATTTAGTCAAAAAATATCAGAATAATAACAGTAAAGAATTGTTAGCTGTAAATAATGTAAACCTTGATATTGGACAAGGCGATATTTATGGAATTATGGGACTTAGTGGAGCTGGGAAGTCGACACTCATTAGACTTCTTAACAGATTGGAAGAACCTACTTCTGGAGAAATTTTGGTAAAACAGGAAATTGTTGATAAAAAAAATAATACAGTTACTGGGTATGAGTATAAAAATATTTTGAAATTTAATATGAAAATGTTACGTCAATATAGAAAAAAAACAGGGATGATTTTTCAGCATTTTAATTTGTTAAATTCGAGAAGTGTAGCTGAAAATGTGGCTTTTCCATTGGAAATTTCAAAATGGAAAAAAAAGGATATAGAAAAAAGAGTAGACGAATTGCTGGAAATTGTCGGACTTTCAGATAAGAAACAGAATTATCCTGAACAGCTTTCTGGAGGACAAAAGCAAAGAGTTGCGATTGCAAGGGCATTGGCGAATAATCCAAAAATATTGCTGTCGGATGAGGCAACGTCGGCACTTGATCCAAGAACTACTAATTCTATTTTGGAACTATTGAAGGATATAAATAAAAAATTTGGGATAACGATAATTTTAATTACTCACCAGATGGAAGTTATAAAAAAAATATGCAATAAAACGGCAATTATGTCGGATGGTCAAATTATTGAAAAAGGGGAAACAAAAGAAATTTTCCTGAATCCTAAAACAGATTTAGCAAAAGAATTTGTAGGAAATATTTCCCATGAAGAATTTCGCACAGAGGAAGAAAAGAAACAACGTGAGGAAAATAACGGGAAATTACGGTTAAGATTAAAATATAATGAAGATCAGGTAAATGAGTCGTATATCACAAAAATTATCCGTAAATATGATGTTGAAGTAAATATTTTGAGCGGATTTATTGATAAAGTAGGTGATATCATTGTAGGAAATTTGTTAATAGAAATTTCTGCAAGTGAAGAGAAAGCCAAGGACATTATTGAATGGCTAAAAGAAAATAAAATTGATTCGGAGGTGTTATAA
- a CDS encoding amino acid ABC transporter ATP-binding protein — protein sequence MVEVKKLKKQYGDNVILKNINLHINKGEVVSLIGPSGSGKSTILRCIVDLESITSGEILIEGNNLTDKNVDKKIKKEMLLKTGMVFQTFNLFPHMLVRNNIVRTLKLVKKMDTEKAENIAKEMLNLVGLSDKINSYPNELSGGQKQRVAIARALALHPDIMLFDEPTSALDPELVKEVLDIIRKLKSQKITMLIVSHEMNFVREISDRVIVMEKGEILETGTAQQIFENPVSRRVREFIEYK from the coding sequence ATAGTAGAAGTAAAAAAATTAAAAAAGCAGTATGGTGATAACGTAATTTTAAAAAATATTAATTTGCATATTAATAAAGGAGAAGTTGTTTCATTAATAGGACCTTCAGGAAGTGGAAAATCAACGATTTTGCGATGTATAGTAGACCTTGAATCAATAACATCTGGAGAAATTTTGATTGAAGGGAACAATTTAACAGATAAAAATGTAGATAAAAAAATAAAGAAGGAAATGCTGCTAAAAACTGGAATGGTTTTTCAAACATTTAATTTATTTCCACACATGTTAGTTAGAAATAATATAGTTAGAACTTTAAAATTAGTAAAAAAGATGGATACAGAAAAAGCTGAAAATATTGCTAAAGAAATGCTGAACTTGGTAGGGCTATCTGATAAAATTAATAGTTATCCAAATGAACTTTCAGGAGGGCAGAAACAAAGAGTTGCAATAGCAAGAGCTTTGGCACTACATCCAGATATCATGCTTTTTGATGAACCTACATCGGCACTTGATCCAGAACTTGTAAAAGAAGTATTGGATATAATAAGAAAGCTGAAAAGCCAAAAAATAACAATGTTAATTGTAAGTCATGAAATGAACTTTGTACGTGAAATCTCAGATAGAGTAATTGTTATGGAAAAGGGTGAAATACTGGAAACAGGAACTGCACAACAAATATTTGAAAATCCAGTTTCTCGAAGGGTAAGGGAATTTATTGAATACAAATAA
- a CDS encoding amino acid ABC transporter permease, whose translation MRQALPIFIELVKTLPNIIVLYILTILFSIPLGILGALAYAGKNKIIKFFISVYTWIFRGTPLMLQLMVVYYGIPLMKIGGYKIVLEPYTAATITFIINYAAYLVEIMRSGIESIEKGQHEAAKVLGYSYWQKIIYVILPQAIRRVLPTLGNEAITLIKDTSLIYVLAVTEVMKRTKELANIYYNITPYICAIIIYLVLSFAIDRLFKNIEKRNKVRI comes from the coding sequence ATGAGACAGGCATTACCAATATTTATTGAACTGGTAAAAACATTACCAAATATTATAGTGTTGTATATACTTACGATTCTATTTTCCATCCCGTTGGGAATTTTAGGAGCGTTGGCATATGCAGGAAAAAATAAAATAATAAAATTTTTTATTTCAGTTTATACTTGGATTTTTCGTGGAACACCTTTAATGCTGCAATTAATGGTAGTTTATTATGGGATTCCACTTATGAAAATTGGTGGATATAAAATTGTGCTTGAGCCATATACTGCGGCAACTATTACATTTATTATAAATTATGCGGCATATCTTGTGGAAATTATGAGAAGTGGGATAGAAAGTATTGAGAAGGGGCAGCATGAAGCAGCAAAAGTGCTTGGTTACAGTTATTGGCAAAAAATAATATATGTTATTTTACCGCAGGCAATAAGAAGGGTATTGCCGACATTGGGAAATGAAGCTATTACACTTATAAAAGACACTTCGCTTATATATGTCCTAGCTGTAACAGAAGTTATGAAGCGAACAAAGGAGTTGGCTAATATTTATTATAATATTACACCATATATCTGTGCAATTATTATTTATCTTGTACTAAGTTTTGCAATTGACAGATTGTTTAAAAATATTGAAAAAAGAAATAAAGTTAGAATTTAA
- a CDS encoding amino acid ABC transporter substrate-binding protein has protein sequence MKKILLLMALALSVFMCSVQKEEKKEEDNASGIPKKMVVGLDDSFVPMGFKNEKGEIVGFDIDLARAVAQKLGSEVEFKPINWDSKILDLNGGNIDLIWNGLTITDERKKETEMTKPYLTSHQLIIVKAGSSIKTKADLKGKIVGSQTESSGEEAVKKSGEDKTFKEFKTYAQYDQAFMDLDAGRIDAIIADEVLAKYTKKTKETQAKKELYSILGDNYGEEEYGIAAKKGNTKLVEAINKAIEELKADGTYQKIYSKWFKD, from the coding sequence ATGAAAAAAATATTATTGTTGATGGCATTGGCATTGAGTGTTTTTATGTGTAGTGTCCAGAAGGAAGAAAAAAAAGAAGAAGATAATGCCAGTGGAATTCCTAAAAAAATGGTAGTCGGGCTAGATGATTCATTTGTTCCGATGGGATTTAAAAATGAGAAGGGAGAAATCGTAGGATTTGACATTGATTTAGCTAGGGCGGTAGCTCAAAAGTTAGGAAGTGAAGTTGAATTTAAGCCAATAAACTGGGATTCTAAGATACTTGACTTAAATGGCGGGAATATTGACTTGATTTGGAATGGACTTACTATAACAGATGAAAGAAAAAAAGAAACTGAAATGACGAAACCATATTTGACAAGTCATCAACTTATAATAGTAAAAGCAGGTTCAAGTATTAAGACAAAGGCTGATTTAAAGGGAAAAATTGTTGGAAGTCAAACTGAAAGCAGTGGGGAAGAAGCAGTAAAAAAATCAGGTGAAGATAAGACGTTTAAAGAATTTAAAACTTATGCACAATATGATCAGGCATTTATGGATCTTGATGCAGGAAGAATTGATGCAATTATAGCTGATGAAGTATTGGCAAAATATACAAAAAAAACAAAAGAAACCCAAGCTAAAAAGGAACTTTACAGTATTTTAGGCGATAATTACGGAGAAGAAGAATATGGAATTGCCGCTAAAAAAGGTAATACTAAGTTAGTAGAAGCAATAAATAAAGCAATTGAAGAATTAAAAGCAGACGGGACTTATCAAAAAATTTATTCTAAGTGGTTTAAAGATTAA
- a CDS encoding DUF3829 domain-containing protein, producing the protein MKLKKYFLIGMTALLVVVSCNNKKDNKNKEKVKVVGVKKDISKEEIKKYSEYLKISEEPNSEEWNDFFTEIKKDEFFEKNGNIKDISGEIISIVNLDDSINLIGEYIKEITDEMQKSPKMESIDKNAENLVDSLIQEQKVLTEINDYFEKGDYKTDKLGKVDELNEKYKVVLRNRIENSKILSNSLHEFAEAINKKMEAQLQMDGKTAKLSILKFVNSADRFAEAAFSKNNLNFDEEEIKGLEKANNELQKAYKNIAKMTVESAKKENISESDFKKIKESSETLSENTQKMLTGVKNQNIQDVVISASNILSAKTDLENVFNVLLMQNNK; encoded by the coding sequence ATGAAATTAAAAAAATATTTTTTAATTGGAATGACGGCTTTATTAGTTGTTGTGTCTTGTAATAATAAAAAAGATAATAAGAATAAAGAAAAAGTAAAAGTGGTAGGTGTAAAAAAAGATATTTCTAAAGAAGAGATAAAAAAATATAGTGAATATTTAAAAATAAGTGAAGAACCAAACTCAGAAGAATGGAATGATTTTTTTACAGAAATAAAAAAAGATGAATTTTTCGAGAAAAATGGAAATATAAAAGATATTTCGGGTGAAATAATATCCATTGTAAATCTTGATGACTCAATTAATTTGATAGGTGAATACATAAAGGAAATAACCGATGAAATGCAAAAAAGTCCAAAAATGGAATCTATTGATAAAAACGCTGAAAATTTAGTTGATTCCCTAATTCAAGAGCAAAAGGTTTTGACAGAAATTAATGATTATTTTGAAAAGGGAGATTATAAGACTGATAAACTGGGAAAAGTTGATGAATTAAACGAAAAATATAAGGTTGTTTTGCGAAATCGAATTGAAAATAGTAAGATTCTTTCTAATTCTTTACATGAATTTGCAGAAGCAATTAATAAAAAAATGGAAGCACAATTACAAATGGATGGAAAAACAGCTAAATTAAGTATACTAAAATTTGTAAATTCGGCAGATAGATTTGCAGAAGCTGCTTTTAGCAAAAATAACTTGAATTTTGACGAAGAGGAAATAAAAGGCTTGGAAAAAGCCAATAATGAGTTACAGAAGGCATATAAAAATATAGCTAAAATGACAGTTGAGAGTGCTAAAAAAGAAAATATAAGTGAATCAGATTTTAAAAAGATAAAGGAAAGTTCAGAGACATTATCTGAAAATACACAAAAAATGCTAACTGGTGTAAAAAATCAAAATATTCAAGATGTTGTAATAAGTGCTAGTAATATTTTGAGTGCTAAAACTGATTTGGAAAATGTTTTTAATGTTTTATTGATGCAAAATAATAAATAA
- a CDS encoding AEC family transporter, producing the protein MKELVFCLNATMPVFLLMILGYVFRRVGVIDLEFADKMNRFVFLALLPVLLFKELSLSDFSAIWDLKYLLFCFFTTFLSILIMCISSIFLKDRSIRGEFIQASFRSSAALLAYAFVQNVYGEAKIVALMVIGAVPLYNVASVVILMLLRPKQGKLNRVVLKNTLKGVIKNPLILGILAGMIWAMLKIPQPVIMKKSISTFAAAATPLGLLALGASFDVKEVFSKIKVVLVSSSFKLIILTAIFLPIAVKMGFKDEKLVAVLGMLGSPTTPTSFTMARGMGHNGSVTSGTVMVTTIMSIFTLTSWLYILKIAGLV; encoded by the coding sequence ATGAAAGAATTAGTATTTTGTTTAAATGCGACTATGCCTGTATTTTTACTTATGATACTTGGGTATGTTTTTAGAAGAGTTGGAGTTATAGACTTGGAATTTGCAGATAAGATGAACAGATTTGTATTTTTAGCGCTTTTGCCTGTACTATTATTCAAGGAATTGTCATTGTCTGATTTTTCAGCAATTTGGGATTTAAAATATTTGTTATTTTGCTTTTTTACAACATTTCTTTCAATTTTAATAATGTGTATTTCATCAATTTTTTTGAAGGATAGGTCAATTCGTGGAGAATTTATTCAGGCCAGCTTTAGGAGCAGTGCGGCTTTACTTGCTTATGCCTTTGTGCAGAATGTTTATGGAGAGGCTAAGATTGTGGCGCTTATGGTAATTGGAGCAGTTCCGTTGTATAATGTAGCTTCTGTTGTGATTTTGATGCTGCTTCGTCCAAAACAGGGAAAATTAAACAGAGTTGTCTTGAAAAATACGTTAAAGGGGGTTATTAAAAACCCCTTAATATTGGGAATTTTAGCTGGAATGATTTGGGCAATGTTAAAAATTCCACAGCCTGTTATTATGAAAAAATCTATTTCAACATTTGCGGCTGCAGCGACTCCGCTTGGATTGCTGGCACTTGGAGCGAGTTTTGATGTGAAGGAAGTTTTTTCTAAAATAAAAGTTGTGTTAGTTTCATCTTCATTTAAATTAATAATACTTACTGCGATATTCTTGCCAATAGCAGTGAAAATGGGATTTAAGGATGAAAAACTGGTTGCAGTGCTTGGGATGCTGGGAAGTCCTACAACTCCGACTTCATTTACAATGGCAAGGGGAATGGGACATAATGGGTCTGTAACTTCTGGAACGGTTATGGTTACAACGATTATGAGTATATTTACATTGACGAGCTGGCTTTACATCTTAAAAATTGCAGGATTAGTATAA
- the mnmA gene encoding tRNA 2-thiouridine(34) synthase MnmA yields the protein MEKRKRVVLGMSGGVDSSVAAILLKEQGYDVIGVFMKNWEEKDENGVCMAEEDYKDVIAVAEQLEIPYYSVNFVKEYWDKVFTYFLDEYKRGRTPNPDVMCNKEIKFRVFLDYAMKLGADYVATGHYARINHEEVEDENGKRIKSTMLRGVDDNKDQTYFLCQLSQEQLEKVLFPLGKYTKPQIREIAEKYNLATAKKKDSTGICFIGERDFNKFLSQYLPAKGGDIVNTHGKVLGHHNGLMYYTIGQRKGIGIGNTKEGTGEPWFVVDKDLEKNELIVTQGDNSVLYSKGLIATDFNFINEVQFPLECTVKFRYRQKDTKAVINKLDENKYEVMFDEPQKAVTLGQIVVAYDGEVCLGGGVIDKIIK from the coding sequence ATGGAAAAAAGAAAAAGAGTTGTATTAGGAATGTCAGGCGGAGTAGATTCTTCTGTTGCGGCAATTTTACTAAAAGAACAAGGATATGATGTGATTGGCGTTTTTATGAAAAATTGGGAAGAAAAGGATGAAAATGGGGTCTGCATGGCAGAAGAGGATTATAAGGATGTAATTGCTGTGGCTGAACAATTGGAAATACCCTATTATTCGGTAAATTTTGTAAAGGAATACTGGGATAAGGTTTTTACTTATTTTCTTGATGAATATAAAAGAGGGAGAACTCCGAATCCTGATGTGATGTGTAACAAGGAAATTAAATTCCGTGTATTTTTAGATTATGCGATGAAACTTGGGGCAGACTATGTGGCGACAGGGCATTATGCAAGAATCAATCACGAGGAAGTGGAAGATGAAAATGGGAAAAGAATAAAGTCGACTATGTTAAGAGGAGTTGATGACAATAAAGACCAAACTTATTTTCTTTGTCAATTAAGTCAGGAACAATTGGAAAAGGTGCTGTTTCCATTGGGAAAATATACAAAGCCGCAAATTCGTGAGATTGCTGAAAAATATAATTTGGCAACGGCTAAAAAGAAGGACAGTACAGGAATTTGCTTTATTGGAGAACGTGATTTTAATAAGTTTTTATCCCAATATTTGCCTGCAAAGGGTGGAGATATTGTAAATACGCATGGAAAAGTGCTAGGACATCATAATGGACTTATGTATTACACAATTGGACAAAGAAAGGGAATTGGAATTGGGAATACGAAGGAAGGGACTGGAGAGCCTTGGTTTGTTGTGGATAAGGATTTGGAAAAAAATGAATTGATTGTAACACAAGGGGATAATTCGGTGCTTTATTCAAAAGGTTTAATTGCAACGGATTTTAACTTTATAAATGAAGTTCAGTTTCCATTGGAATGTACTGTGAAATTCAGATATAGACAAAAGGATACAAAAGCTGTAATTAATAAACTTGATGAAAATAAATATGAAGTGATGTTTGATGAGCCGCAAAAGGCTGTGACATTAGGGCAAATTGTGGTTGCTTATGATGGTGAGGTTTGTCTTGGCGGGGGAGTTATTGATAAAATTATAAAATAA
- a CDS encoding HAD family hydrolase translates to MKYDLVIFDLDGTLMDTSKSITKTVNSAMEELGKKQYSANECVKFVGGGVSGLARNILGKEKYDDIMNEEMEKVIRKYYDIYFDYGVEPYEGIPELLDFLTEKNIKKGIVTNKDHETALSAVEKKLSKWKFDGIFGSNEKEYPNKPNPYNVDRMAQDLNVSKDKILFIGDMLVDVNTAKNAGVDIVYCKWGFGEVKGETGISEDVKVSNVQEIIKKIK, encoded by the coding sequence ATGAAATATGATTTAGTTATATTTGATTTGGATGGAACGCTTATGGATACGTCAAAATCTATTACAAAGACTGTAAATTCAGCGATGGAAGAACTTGGAAAAAAGCAATATTCTGCTAATGAATGTGTAAAATTTGTTGGTGGTGGAGTTTCAGGGCTTGCACGGAATATTTTGGGAAAAGAGAAATATGATGATATAATGAATGAGGAAATGGAAAAAGTTATAAGAAAATATTATGATATTTACTTTGACTATGGTGTTGAGCCTTATGAAGGAATACCTGAATTGCTGGATTTTTTGACAGAAAAAAATATAAAAAAAGGAATTGTGACGAATAAGGATCACGAAACAGCCTTATCTGCTGTTGAAAAAAAATTGTCGAAATGGAAATTTGATGGAATATTTGGATCTAATGAAAAGGAATATCCAAATAAGCCGAATCCCTATAATGTTGATAGAATGGCACAAGATTTGAATGTTTCAAAGGACAAAATACTATTTATTGGAGATATGCTTGTGGATGTAAATACTGCTAAAAATGCTGGAGTTGATATTGTTTACTGTAAATGGGGATTTGGTGAAGTGAAAGGTGAAACTGGAATTAGTGAAGATGTGAAAGTGTCTAACGTTCAGGAAATTATAAAAAAAATAAAATAA
- a CDS encoding DUF896 domain-containing protein: protein MEDIIKKVNEFSKLARERELTEEEKKEREKYRKMYIEKFKESMRGHLDSIKVVRVDDDGNPIDDDGNVIEPEA from the coding sequence ATGGAAGATATTATTAAAAAAGTAAATGAATTTTCAAAATTAGCACGTGAGAGAGAATTGACCGAAGAAGAGAAGAAAGAGCGTGAAAAATATAGAAAAATGTATATTGAAAAATTTAAGGAAAGTATGAGAGGGCATTTGGACAGTATTAAGGTTGTTAGAGTGGATGATGATGGAAATCCGATTGATGATGACGGGAATGTTATTGAGCCTGAAGCGTAA